A single window of Rhodamnia argentea isolate NSW1041297 chromosome 5, ASM2092103v1, whole genome shotgun sequence DNA harbors:
- the LOC115746578 gene encoding uncharacterized protein LOC115746578 isoform X3 produces MATVIIPENLPVGYRFHPTDEELVDHYLKLKVLGFRDNICIIPEVDICKWEPWELAQRFKEQSIIPSDDKVQEWWFFCPKMPQVRRSTRLGFWKKTGVDRSIKARDNNREIGTRKLLVFHKGRSPKGIKTNWVVHEYHLLTDNLDELFPHNLTKNYVLCRLKLKGDDNSVISTIQSSGAISLIDSDSDLHQPEPENSFSRWIQAVGNSSREPSVQQDDQVQVTTSIFPQTSFQSENVDFGTNFQELIDIRSPSFAKFSLGNGDAFIDESDQLQFGYFDRDQMQTQYGPTRSSENELALMENRRTQIIESLHGVVPLDEKKGSIENKFNGLHISSPKHMEPPKKTEIARTYSTDEESLVEKVEKLELAARNIKLECVTLDELEAKAKVGESREHSAASKSPQNKHNKGIEQTTEKSNSVPNMRGTITNCTKLSTVPLLSGQTPSSRDDHATAESCLSATIEPLHSQTSTSQNKNAMLDTRRTRTIELLRGQGDVPLEKKKSFVGTESNTLNVLPQRRMEPQEKTVTVITSSKYEEPMFGKVKKLAARDIKQDCISLDDSADKAKLHIKHVLVGNPRDGTVEPLNGFVHLEKKKGLVENKSDSAHISSTKDMGLRERDAGVRIDWKDEPLRFEMLRKQDLAARNIKPEYVPLDESAAKAKHDQSNGAHLEGKKGFSENEFNGRQNVSAKQMEHPTKAVNAGIYCKPEEPRSEKVKKPELSARVISKPEGLPLVESAARSKAKATSSVRRLNQPESNQFRLLHWLDQQRTSQRSSQFSRL; encoded by the exons ATGGCAACTGTGATCATCCCGGAGAATCTGCCGGTAGGATACAGATTCCACCCGACCGATGAGGAATTGGTCGATCATTACTTGAAGCTGAAAGTGCTCGGATTCAGAGACAACATCTGCATCATTCCTGAGGTCGATATCTGCAAGTGGGAGCCTTGGGAGTTAGCACAAAGATTTAAAG AGCAATCAATCATTCCTTCTGATGACAAAGTTCAAGAGTGGTGGTTCTTCTGTCCAAAAATGCCACAAGTTCGAAGATCGACTCGTCTGGGATTTTGGAAGAAGACTGGTGTTGATAGGTCTATCAAAGCTAGAGACAACAACAGAGAGATTGGTACTAGGAAATTATTAGTCTTTCATAAAGGTCGGAGCCCTAAGGGCATCAAGACCAACTGGGTAGTCCACGAATATCATCTGCTTACCGACAATCTGGATGAACTGTTTCCACACAAT CTGACCAAGAATTACGTCCTCTGTCGCTTAAAGCTCAAAGGAGATGACAATTCCGTTATTTCAACCATACAATCAAGTGGAGCCATTAGCTTGATTGACTCTGATTCAGACCTTCATCAACCTGAACCGGAGAACTCATTTTCG CGATGGATTCAGGCAGTGGGAAACTCATCCAGAGAGCCCTCTGTTCAGCAGGATGACCAAGTTCAGGTCACTACATCAATCTTCCCGCAGACTTCTTTCCAATCAGAAAATGTCGACTTCGGGACCAACTTCCAGGAGCTTATAGATATCAGAAGTCCATCTTTTGCGAAATTCTCATTGGGCAATGGAGATGCTTTTATTGATGAATCCGACCAGTTGCAATTTGGCTACTTTGACAGAGATCAAATGCAAACACAG TATGGCCCAACACGTAGCTCAGAGAATGAACTTGCTCTGATGGAGAATCGGCGAACACAGATAATCGAATCACTCCATGGTGTAGTTCCACTAGACGAAAAGAAAGGCTCAATAGAGAATAAGTTCAATGGCTTACACATCTCCTCTCCGAAACATATGGAGCCTCCAAAAAAGACTGAAATTGCAAGGACATACAGCACTGATGAAGAATCGTTGGTCGAAAAGGTTGAGAAGCTGGAACTTGCAGCCAGAAATATCAAACTTGAATGTGTAACTCTGGATGAATTAGAAGCCAAAGCAAAG GTAGGAGAAAGCAGAGAGCACAGTGCTGCATCAAAATCACCCCAAAACAAGCACAACAAAGGAATTGAACAGACCACAGAGAAATCCAATTCAGTGCCTAACATGAGAGGAACAATCACCAACTGCACAAAGCTTTCCACTGTTCCTCTACTG TCTGGCCAAACACCTAGCTCGCGTGATGATCATGCTACAGCGGAGAGTTGCCTGTCAGCAACAATTGAACCACTCCATAGCCAAACATCTACTTCACAGAACAAAAATGCAATGTTGGATACTCGTCGAACACGAACAATTGAACTTCTCCGTGGACAGGGGGATGTTCCtctggagaaaaagaaaagctttgtTGGGACTGAGTCCAACACCTTAAATGTCTTGCCCCAGAGACGTATGGAGCCTCAGGAAAAGACGGTGACTGTAATAACTTCCAGCAAATATGAAGAGCCAATGTTTGGAAAGGTCAAAAAGCTCGCAGCCAGAGATATTAAACAAGATTGTATATCATTGGATGACTCGGCCGACAAAGCGAAG TTGCATATTAAGCATGTTCTAGTGGGAAATCCGCGAGATGGAACTGTTGAACCGCTCAATGGATTTGTTCATctggagaagaagaaaggccTTGTTGAGAATAAGTCCGACAGCGCACACATCTCCTCCACGAAAGATATGGGGCTTCGAGAGAGGGATGCGGGTGTAAGAATTGACTGGAAAGATGAACCTCTGAGATTTGAAATGCTTAGAAAGCAAGATCTGGCAGCCAGAAACATCAAACCAGAATATGTACCTTTGGATGAATCAGCAGCCAAAGCAAAG CACGACCAATCAAATGGAGCTCATCTGGAGGGAAAGAAGGGCTTTTCCGAGAATGAGTTCAATGGACGGCAGAACGTCTCGGCAAAACAGATGGAGCATCCGACAAAGGCTGTGAATGCAGGAATTTATTGCAAACCCGAAGAACCGAGGTCGGAAAAGGTCAAGAAGCCAGAACTTTCAGCCAGAGTGATATCAAAACCAGAAGGTTTGCCTTTGGTTGAATCAGCAGCCAGATCAAAG GCGAAAGCAACGAGCTCAGTGAGGAGACTGAACCAGCCAGAGAGCAATCAATTTCGGCTATTACATTGGCTGGATCAACAACGAACATCACAGAGATCTTCGCAATTCTCTCGATTGTGA
- the LOC115746578 gene encoding uncharacterized protein LOC115746578 isoform X1, whose product MATVIIPENLPVGYRFHPTDEELVDHYLKLKVLGFRDNICIIPEVDICKWEPWELAQRFKEQSIIPSDDKVQEWWFFCPKMPQVRRSTRLGFWKKTGVDRSIKARDNNREIGTRKLLVFHKGRSPKGIKTNWVVHEYHLLTDNLDELFPHNLTKNYVLCRLKLKGDDNSVISTIQSSGAISLIDSDSDLHQPEPENSFSPWIQVVGNSPISMDDWDSDLHQPEPENSFSPWISAMVNSPISMDDWDSDLHQPEPENSFSVPWISAMVNSPISMDDWDSDLHQPEHENSLAEPWIQVVRSSPISLVDLDSDLHQPEHENPLLRWIQAVGNSSREPSVQQDDQVQVTTSIFPQTSFQSENVDFGTNFQELIDIRSPSFAKFSLGNGDAFIDESDQLQFGYFDRDQMQTQYGPTRSSENELALMENRRTQIIESLHGVVPLDEKKGSIENKFNGLHISSPKHMEPPKKTEIARTYSTDEESLVEKVEKLELAARNIKLECVTLDELEAKAKVGESREHSAASKSPQNKHNKGIEQTTEKSNSVPNMRGTITNCTKLSTVPLLSGQTPSSRDDHATAESCLSATIEPLHSQTSTSQNKNAMLDTRRTRTIELLRGQGDVPLEKKKSFVGTESNTLNVLPQRRMEPQEKTVTVITSSKYEEPMFGKVKKLAARDIKQDCISLDDSADKAKLHIKHVLVGNPRDGTVEPLNGFVHLEKKKGLVENKSDSAHISSTKDMGLRERDAGVRIDWKDEPLRFEMLRKQDLAARNIKPEYVPLDESAAKAKHDQSNGAHLEGKKGFSENEFNGRQNVSAKQMEHPTKAVNAGIYCKPEEPRSEKVKKPELSARVISKPEGLPLVESAARSKAKATSSVRRLNQPESNQFRLLHWLDQQRTSQRSSQFSRL is encoded by the exons ATGGCAACTGTGATCATCCCGGAGAATCTGCCGGTAGGATACAGATTCCACCCGACCGATGAGGAATTGGTCGATCATTACTTGAAGCTGAAAGTGCTCGGATTCAGAGACAACATCTGCATCATTCCTGAGGTCGATATCTGCAAGTGGGAGCCTTGGGAGTTAGCACAAAGATTTAAAG AGCAATCAATCATTCCTTCTGATGACAAAGTTCAAGAGTGGTGGTTCTTCTGTCCAAAAATGCCACAAGTTCGAAGATCGACTCGTCTGGGATTTTGGAAGAAGACTGGTGTTGATAGGTCTATCAAAGCTAGAGACAACAACAGAGAGATTGGTACTAGGAAATTATTAGTCTTTCATAAAGGTCGGAGCCCTAAGGGCATCAAGACCAACTGGGTAGTCCACGAATATCATCTGCTTACCGACAATCTGGATGAACTGTTTCCACACAAT CTGACCAAGAATTACGTCCTCTGTCGCTTAAAGCTCAAAGGAGATGACAATTCCGTTATTTCAACCATACAATCAAGTGGAGCCATTAGCTTGATTGACTCTGATTCAGACCTTCATCAACCTGAACCGGAGAACTCATTTTCG CCTTGGATTCAGGTAGTGGGAAACTCACCGATTAGCATGGATGACTGGGATTCAGACCTACATCAGCCTGAACCTGAGAACTCATTTTCG CCTTGGATTTCGGCAATGGTAAACTCACCGATTAGCATGGATGACTGGGATTCAGACCTACATCAGCCTGAACCTGAGAACTCATTTTCGGTA CCTTGGATTTCGGCAATGGTAAACTCACCGATTAGCATGGACGACTGGGATTCAGACCTACATCAGCCTGAACATGAGAACTCATTAGCGGAA CCTTGGATTCAGGTTGTGCGAAGCTCACCCATTAGCTTGGTTGACTTGGATTCAGACCTTCATCAACCTGAACACGAGAACCCATTATTG CGATGGATTCAGGCAGTGGGAAACTCATCCAGAGAGCCCTCTGTTCAGCAGGATGACCAAGTTCAGGTCACTACATCAATCTTCCCGCAGACTTCTTTCCAATCAGAAAATGTCGACTTCGGGACCAACTTCCAGGAGCTTATAGATATCAGAAGTCCATCTTTTGCGAAATTCTCATTGGGCAATGGAGATGCTTTTATTGATGAATCCGACCAGTTGCAATTTGGCTACTTTGACAGAGATCAAATGCAAACACAG TATGGCCCAACACGTAGCTCAGAGAATGAACTTGCTCTGATGGAGAATCGGCGAACACAGATAATCGAATCACTCCATGGTGTAGTTCCACTAGACGAAAAGAAAGGCTCAATAGAGAATAAGTTCAATGGCTTACACATCTCCTCTCCGAAACATATGGAGCCTCCAAAAAAGACTGAAATTGCAAGGACATACAGCACTGATGAAGAATCGTTGGTCGAAAAGGTTGAGAAGCTGGAACTTGCAGCCAGAAATATCAAACTTGAATGTGTAACTCTGGATGAATTAGAAGCCAAAGCAAAG GTAGGAGAAAGCAGAGAGCACAGTGCTGCATCAAAATCACCCCAAAACAAGCACAACAAAGGAATTGAACAGACCACAGAGAAATCCAATTCAGTGCCTAACATGAGAGGAACAATCACCAACTGCACAAAGCTTTCCACTGTTCCTCTACTG TCTGGCCAAACACCTAGCTCGCGTGATGATCATGCTACAGCGGAGAGTTGCCTGTCAGCAACAATTGAACCACTCCATAGCCAAACATCTACTTCACAGAACAAAAATGCAATGTTGGATACTCGTCGAACACGAACAATTGAACTTCTCCGTGGACAGGGGGATGTTCCtctggagaaaaagaaaagctttgtTGGGACTGAGTCCAACACCTTAAATGTCTTGCCCCAGAGACGTATGGAGCCTCAGGAAAAGACGGTGACTGTAATAACTTCCAGCAAATATGAAGAGCCAATGTTTGGAAAGGTCAAAAAGCTCGCAGCCAGAGATATTAAACAAGATTGTATATCATTGGATGACTCGGCCGACAAAGCGAAG TTGCATATTAAGCATGTTCTAGTGGGAAATCCGCGAGATGGAACTGTTGAACCGCTCAATGGATTTGTTCATctggagaagaagaaaggccTTGTTGAGAATAAGTCCGACAGCGCACACATCTCCTCCACGAAAGATATGGGGCTTCGAGAGAGGGATGCGGGTGTAAGAATTGACTGGAAAGATGAACCTCTGAGATTTGAAATGCTTAGAAAGCAAGATCTGGCAGCCAGAAACATCAAACCAGAATATGTACCTTTGGATGAATCAGCAGCCAAAGCAAAG CACGACCAATCAAATGGAGCTCATCTGGAGGGAAAGAAGGGCTTTTCCGAGAATGAGTTCAATGGACGGCAGAACGTCTCGGCAAAACAGATGGAGCATCCGACAAAGGCTGTGAATGCAGGAATTTATTGCAAACCCGAAGAACCGAGGTCGGAAAAGGTCAAGAAGCCAGAACTTTCAGCCAGAGTGATATCAAAACCAGAAGGTTTGCCTTTGGTTGAATCAGCAGCCAGATCAAAG GCGAAAGCAACGAGCTCAGTGAGGAGACTGAACCAGCCAGAGAGCAATCAATTTCGGCTATTACATTGGCTGGATCAACAACGAACATCACAGAGATCTTCGCAATTCTCTCGATTGTGA
- the LOC115746584 gene encoding NAC domain-containing protein 89-like, translating to MLTWPVGLRFVPTEEELVDHYLRRKLEGEVEVFCLIPELYVYTCEPPDLFVKYNELSDIPSDGRECFFFCPPGDKIPNNRRSNNRMTKFGYWKDTCEKRAIRSPVTGEQRGIRKIFVYYEGRQPEGRKTDIVMHQYHLNSEVSASKVSGPMAFVLCHIIDRKLKKTRSAKASTLASLSIDSTPNDFGNGMVTWPVGLRFEPTEEELVDHYLRGKLKGKLEAFCLIPELYIYKCEPPDLFIRYNELSNIPSDGRECFFFCPPGDKIANNRRSNNRMTKCGYWKDTCKERKIQSLVTGKQTGIRKIFVYYEGRQPKGRKTDIVMHQYHLNSEVSASKVSGPMAFVLCHIIKRKPKKARAIASTSASLSAGSSPNDSGNGRAHEISAQASEEVTVQTENSNEMSISSMADSNSPSIPQQAQMLEEQSLLYNGYPLVDGPSDECYAMPYSPRDFIEILDLWNVG from the exons ATGTTGACATGGCCGGTGGGACTCAGGTTCGTTCCGACCGAGGAAGAACTTGTCGATCATTACCTTAGGAGGAAGCTCGAGGGAGAAGTAGAAGTGTTTTGCCTCATCCCGGAGCTATATGTCTACACGTGCGAGCCTCCGGATCTGTTCGTTAAATACAATG AATTATCGGACATACCGTCGGATGGACGGgagtgcttcttcttctgtcCCCCCGGGGACAAGATTCCGAATAATCGTCGTTCTAATAACAGGATGACGAAATTCGGATATTGGAAAGATACCTGTGAGAAACGCGCTATACGATCCCCGGTCACAGGCGAGCAACGAGGGATCAGGAAGATTTTTGTTTACTATGAAGGTCGACAGCCGGAAGGCCGCAAGACCGACATAGTCATGCATCAATATCACCTAAATTCGGAAGTGTCCGCCAGTAAAGTCTCCGGGCCG ATGGCCTTTGTTCTCTGTCACATAATCGACAGGAAACTTAAGAAAACGAGGTCAGCAAAAGCGAGTACTTTGGCCAGTTTAAGCATCGATAGTACTCCTAATGACTTCGGAAATGGAATGGTGACATGGCCGGTGGGACTCAGATTCGAACCGACTGAGGAAGAACTCGTCGATCATTACCTTAGAGGGAAGCTCAAGGGAAAACTAGAAGCATTTTGCCTCATCCCAGAGCTATATATCTACAAGTGCGAGCCTCCGGATTTGTTCATCAGATACAATG AATTATCGAACATACCGTCGGATGGACGGgagtgcttcttcttctgccCCCCTGGGGACAAGATTGCGAATAATCGTCGTTCTAATAACAGGATGACGAAATGCGGATATTGGAAAGATACCTGTAAGGAACGCAAAATACAATCCCTGGTTACCGGCAAGCAAACAGGGATCAGGAAGATTTTCGTTTACTATGAAGGTCGACAACCCAAAGGCCGCAAGACCGACATAGTCATGCATCAATATCACCTAAATTCAGAAGTGTCTGCCAGTAAAGTCTCCGGGCCG ATGGCCTTTGTTCTCTGTCACATAATCAAGAGGAAACCTAAGAAAGCAAGAGCAATAGCAAGTACTTCGGCCAGTTTAAGCGCTGGTAGTTCTCCTAATGACTCCGGAAATGGACGAGCTCACGAAATTAGTGCACAG GCATCTGAGGAAGTTACGGTTCAAACCGAAAAT TCGAATGAGATGTCGATTTCCAGTATGGCAGACAGTAATTCGCCTAGTATTCCTCAGCAGGCCCAGATGCTCGAAGAGCAAAGCTTGCTTTATAATGGTTATCCGTTGGTAGATGGGCCTAGTGATGAATGTTATGCTATGCCATATTCTCCGAGAGACTTTATTGAGATCTTGGATCTCTGGAATGTCGGATAG
- the LOC115746578 gene encoding uncharacterized protein LOC115746578 isoform X2, whose product MATVIIPENLPVGYRFHPTDEELVDHYLKLKVLGFRDNICIIPEVDICKWEPWELAQRFKEQSIIPSDDKVQEWWFFCPKMPQVRRSTRLGFWKKTGVDRSIKARDNNREIGTRKLLVFHKGRSPKGIKTNWVVHEYHLLTDNLDELFPHNLTKNYVLCRLKLKGDDNSVISTIQSSGAISLIDSDSDLHQPEPENSFSVPWIQVVGNSPISMDDWDSDLHQPEPENSFSVPWISAMVNSPISMDDWDSDLHQPEPENSFSVPWISAMVNSPISMDDWDSDLHQPEHENSLAEPWIQVVRSSPISLVDLDSDLHQPEHENPLLRWIQAVGNSSREPSVQQDDQVQVTTSIFPQTSFQSENVDFGTNFQELIDIRSPSFAKFSLGNGDAFIDESDQLQFGYFDRDQMQTQYGPTRSSENELALMENRRTQIIESLHGVVPLDEKKGSIENKFNGLHISSPKHMEPPKKTEIARTYSTDEESLVEKVEKLELAARNIKLECVTLDELEAKAKVGESREHSAASKSPQNKHNKGIEQTTEKSNSVPNMRGTITNCTKLSTVPLLSGQTPSSRDDHATAESCLSATIEPLHSQTSTSQNKNAMLDTRRTRTIELLRGQGDVPLEKKKSFVGTESNTLNVLPQRRMEPQEKTVTVITSSKYEEPMFGKVKKLAARDIKQDCISLDDSADKAKLHIKHVLVGNPRDGTVEPLNGFVHLEKKKGLVENKSDSAHISSTKDMGLRERDAGVRIDWKDEPLRFEMLRKQDLAARNIKPEYVPLDESAAKAKHDQSNGAHLEGKKGFSENEFNGRQNVSAKQMEHPTKAVNAGIYCKPEEPRSEKVKKPELSARVISKPEGLPLVESAARSKSDRRKQRAQ is encoded by the exons ATGGCAACTGTGATCATCCCGGAGAATCTGCCGGTAGGATACAGATTCCACCCGACCGATGAGGAATTGGTCGATCATTACTTGAAGCTGAAAGTGCTCGGATTCAGAGACAACATCTGCATCATTCCTGAGGTCGATATCTGCAAGTGGGAGCCTTGGGAGTTAGCACAAAGATTTAAAG AGCAATCAATCATTCCTTCTGATGACAAAGTTCAAGAGTGGTGGTTCTTCTGTCCAAAAATGCCACAAGTTCGAAGATCGACTCGTCTGGGATTTTGGAAGAAGACTGGTGTTGATAGGTCTATCAAAGCTAGAGACAACAACAGAGAGATTGGTACTAGGAAATTATTAGTCTTTCATAAAGGTCGGAGCCCTAAGGGCATCAAGACCAACTGGGTAGTCCACGAATATCATCTGCTTACCGACAATCTGGATGAACTGTTTCCACACAAT CTGACCAAGAATTACGTCCTCTGTCGCTTAAAGCTCAAAGGAGATGACAATTCCGTTATTTCAACCATACAATCAAGTGGAGCCATTAGCTTGATTGACTCTGATTCAGACCTTCATCAACCTGAACCGGAGAACTCATTTTCGGTA CCTTGGATTCAGGTAGTGGGAAACTCACCGATTAGCATGGATGACTGGGATTCAGACCTACATCAGCCTGAACCTGAGAACTCATTTTCGGTA CCTTGGATTTCGGCAATGGTAAACTCACCGATTAGCATGGATGACTGGGATTCAGACCTACATCAGCCTGAACCTGAGAACTCATTTTCGGTA CCTTGGATTTCGGCAATGGTAAACTCACCGATTAGCATGGACGACTGGGATTCAGACCTACATCAGCCTGAACATGAGAACTCATTAGCGGAA CCTTGGATTCAGGTTGTGCGAAGCTCACCCATTAGCTTGGTTGACTTGGATTCAGACCTTCATCAACCTGAACACGAGAACCCATTATTG CGATGGATTCAGGCAGTGGGAAACTCATCCAGAGAGCCCTCTGTTCAGCAGGATGACCAAGTTCAGGTCACTACATCAATCTTCCCGCAGACTTCTTTCCAATCAGAAAATGTCGACTTCGGGACCAACTTCCAGGAGCTTATAGATATCAGAAGTCCATCTTTTGCGAAATTCTCATTGGGCAATGGAGATGCTTTTATTGATGAATCCGACCAGTTGCAATTTGGCTACTTTGACAGAGATCAAATGCAAACACAG TATGGCCCAACACGTAGCTCAGAGAATGAACTTGCTCTGATGGAGAATCGGCGAACACAGATAATCGAATCACTCCATGGTGTAGTTCCACTAGACGAAAAGAAAGGCTCAATAGAGAATAAGTTCAATGGCTTACACATCTCCTCTCCGAAACATATGGAGCCTCCAAAAAAGACTGAAATTGCAAGGACATACAGCACTGATGAAGAATCGTTGGTCGAAAAGGTTGAGAAGCTGGAACTTGCAGCCAGAAATATCAAACTTGAATGTGTAACTCTGGATGAATTAGAAGCCAAAGCAAAG GTAGGAGAAAGCAGAGAGCACAGTGCTGCATCAAAATCACCCCAAAACAAGCACAACAAAGGAATTGAACAGACCACAGAGAAATCCAATTCAGTGCCTAACATGAGAGGAACAATCACCAACTGCACAAAGCTTTCCACTGTTCCTCTACTG TCTGGCCAAACACCTAGCTCGCGTGATGATCATGCTACAGCGGAGAGTTGCCTGTCAGCAACAATTGAACCACTCCATAGCCAAACATCTACTTCACAGAACAAAAATGCAATGTTGGATACTCGTCGAACACGAACAATTGAACTTCTCCGTGGACAGGGGGATGTTCCtctggagaaaaagaaaagctttgtTGGGACTGAGTCCAACACCTTAAATGTCTTGCCCCAGAGACGTATGGAGCCTCAGGAAAAGACGGTGACTGTAATAACTTCCAGCAAATATGAAGAGCCAATGTTTGGAAAGGTCAAAAAGCTCGCAGCCAGAGATATTAAACAAGATTGTATATCATTGGATGACTCGGCCGACAAAGCGAAG TTGCATATTAAGCATGTTCTAGTGGGAAATCCGCGAGATGGAACTGTTGAACCGCTCAATGGATTTGTTCATctggagaagaagaaaggccTTGTTGAGAATAAGTCCGACAGCGCACACATCTCCTCCACGAAAGATATGGGGCTTCGAGAGAGGGATGCGGGTGTAAGAATTGACTGGAAAGATGAACCTCTGAGATTTGAAATGCTTAGAAAGCAAGATCTGGCAGCCAGAAACATCAAACCAGAATATGTACCTTTGGATGAATCAGCAGCCAAAGCAAAG CACGACCAATCAAATGGAGCTCATCTGGAGGGAAAGAAGGGCTTTTCCGAGAATGAGTTCAATGGACGGCAGAACGTCTCGGCAAAACAGATGGAGCATCCGACAAAGGCTGTGAATGCAGGAATTTATTGCAAACCCGAAGAACCGAGGTCGGAAAAGGTCAAGAAGCCAGAACTTTCAGCCAGAGTGATATCAAAACCAGAAGGTTTGCCTTTGGTTGAATCAGCAGCCAGATCAAAG TCAGATAGGCGAAAGCAACGAGCTCAGTGA